Proteins encoded by one window of Myxocyprinus asiaticus isolate MX2 ecotype Aquarium Trade chromosome 35, UBuf_Myxa_2, whole genome shotgun sequence:
- the LOC127426358 gene encoding mucin-3A-like isoform X3 yields the protein MQSTLSTSVTSISSPSSFTERQSTTEFTPSTTQISSTIVKETTSQQTPTINSVSTTEIQSTPSTASNSPSSSSSITELQSTPEFTASTTEIFLTSVEETTSQHTPTILSISTTEIQSAPSTATNSPTSSSSPTEGLSTKEITTSTTEISSATAEETTSLQTSTTKVQSTLSTSGTSPSSSSSFTEGQSTTEFTPSTSQISSTIVKETTSQQTPTINSVSTTEIQSTPSTASNSPSSSSSITELQSTPEFTTSTTEIFLTSVEETTSQHTPTILSISTTEIQSAPSTATNSPTSSSSPTEGLSTKEITTSTTEISSATAEETTSLQTSTTKVQSTLSTSGTSPSSSSSFTEGQSTTEFNPSTTQISSTSVKETTSQQNPTILSISTTEIQSTPSTASNSPSSSSSPTEGLSTKKFITSTTEISSATAEETTSLQTSTTKVQSTLSTSGTSPSSQSSFTEGQSTTEFNPSTTQISSTSVKETTSQQNPTILSISTTEIQSTPSTASNSPPSSSSPTEGLSTKKFITSTTEISSATAEETTSLQTSTTKMQSTLSTSVTSISSPSSFTERQSTTEFTPSTTQISSTIVKETTSQQTPTINSVSTTEIQSTPSTASNSPSSSSSITELQSTPEFTASTTEIFLTSVEETTSQHTPTILSISTTEIQSAPSTATNSPTSSSSPTEGLSTKEITTSTTEISSATAEETTSLQTSTTKVQSTLSTSGTSPSSSSSFTEGQSTTEFTPSTTQISSTIVKETTSQQTPTINSVSTTEIQSTPSTASNSPSSSSSITELQSTPEFTASTTEIFLTSVEETTSQHTPTILSISTTEIQSAPSTATNSPTSSSSPTEGLSTKEITTSTTEISSATAEETTSLQTSTTKVQSTLSTSGTSPSSSSSFTEGQSTTEFTPSTTQISSTSIKETTSLQTSTTNVQSTLSTSGTSPSSPSSFTEGQSTTEFNPSTTQISSTSVKETTSQQNPTILSISTTEIQSTPSTASNSPSSSSSPTEGLSTKKFITSTTEISSATAEETTSLQTSTTKVQSTLSTSGTSPSSSSSFTEGQSTTEFTLSTTQISSTIVKETTSQQTPTINSVSTTEIQSTPSTASNSPSSLSSITELQSTPEFTASTTEIFLTSVEETTSQHTPTILSISTTEIQFAPSTATNSPTSSSSPTEGLSTKEITTSTTEISSATAEETTSLQTSTTKVQSTLSTSGTSPSSSSSFTEGQSTTEFNPSTTQISSTSVKETTSQQNPTILSISTTEIQSTPSTASNSPSSSSSPTEGLSTKKFITSTTEISSATAEETTSLQTSTTKVQSTLSTSGTSPSSPSSFTEGQSTTEFTPSTTQISSTSIKETTSLQTSTTNVQSTLSTSGTSPSSSSSFTEGQSTTEFTASTTQISSTIVKETTSQQTPTINSISTTEIQSTPTTASNSPSSASSITELQSTPEFTASTTEIFLSSVEETTSQHTPTILSISTTEIQSAPSTATNSPTSSSSPTEGLSTKEIITSTTEISSATAEETTSLQTSTTKMQSTLSTSGTSPSSPSSFTEGQSTTEFTPSTTQISSTSIKETTSLQTSTTNVQSTLSTSGTSPSSPLPFTEGQSTTEFTTSTTQISSTIVKETTSQQTPTINSISTTEIQSAPSTASNSPSSSSSPSEGLSTKEINTSTTEISSATADETTSLQTSTTKLQSTLSTIGMSPSSPSSFTELQSTTEFTPSTTQISSTIVKETTSQQNPTILSISTTEIQSTPSTASNSPSSSSSPTEGLSTKKHITSTTEISSATAEETASLQTSTTKVQSTLSTSGTSPSSPSSSTEGQSKTEFTPSTTQISSTSIKETTSQQTPTILSISTTEIKSTPSTTGSSPSSSSSSITEWQSTPEFTASTTEIFLTSVEETTSQHTPTILSISTTEIQSTLSTASISPSSSLPPTEGLHTKELITSTTEISSATADETTSLQTSTTKMQSTLSTSGTSPSSPSSFTEGQSTPEFTPSTTQISSTSIKETSQQTPTILSISTTEIQSTPSTASNSPSSLSSPTEGLSTKAINTSTTEISSATADETTNLQTSTTKMQSTLSTSVTSPSSLSSITEGQSTPEFTPSTTHISSTSVKETTITTLESSTRENGSTLESLKSTTVTSPSLQFSTTEIQSAAVFTPTIPEISSSIVKQTTSQQTQTTLFTPNTVVQSSSTLSQFSTTTPISSTKLKSPTTENRSTLTNPVSSTVTSPSSPYFSTKGKSTSDLTSSTTEISPTSVEKTTRLTQTILSTPVTEKQSTTQLAFSTTTTLIRTTQLESTTENGSTLTNPILSTVTSPSSLFSTTEGQSASAFTPSIQSSTTAEQTRSQQTQTTLSTPTTEIHLTQSTFLTTLAPMSTISSESATPPTIFNVSTPFIISSPTIETLASGQTSTNTETTLPHSTKPQTSSSTSEHPSSATIFTTILTTQICLDKCQCNGSPCVFNETSMKCQCQCNPFTFGDSCQFASSSSSVIFSGSIPTRKANISLRIMMEYIPEYNSLNSPNSKNLTTILKHELSILCRRADAQNFKDVHILRLKPGSVIAESVAEYNYPNNDSKIQFLNHDLGTTLENIFNDSDSLGNLSAALGNVLIQDTNIAMQRVEISNISDLRPFVHCRVDFANFTKAIENGSWICAGPCKKMPNYCNQHGECFNEINGASCQCKRSYFEGYYGSQCELYRRGAGFYAVLFGSLAAFALLLIVLAVMIVVLYRGNRMSSIRKLSLFDDDIFDFTSRGFSDRYVLHEDFPVAEDSAAGTFRYYNNTTVR from the exons ATGCAATCTACACTTTCAACATCTGTAACCTCTATTTCCTCACCATCATCTTTCACAGAAAGACAGAGTACAACAGAATTCACTCCATCTACAACACAAATATCTTCAACTATTGTAAAAGAAACAACAAGTCAGCAGACTCCAaccattaattcagtatcaaccACAGAAATACAATCTACACCATCAACAGCAAGTAACTCTCCATCTTCATCGTCATCAATAACAGAATTGCAGAGTACGCCAGAATTCACTGCATCCacaacagaaatatttttaaCTAGTGTAGAAGAAACAACAAGCCAGCACACTCCAACCATTCTTTCaatttcaaccacagaaataCAATCTGCACCATCAACAGCAACTAACTCTCCAACTTCCTCATCGTCTCCCACAGAAGGTTTAAGTACGAAAGAAATTACTACATCCACAACAGAAATATCTTCAGCCACAGCAGAAGAAACAACAAGCCTGCAAACTTCAACCACTAAAGTGCAATCTACACTTTCAACATCTGGTACGTctccatcttcatcatcgtctttcACAGAAGGACAGAGTACAACAGAATTCACTCCATCTACATCACAAATATCTTCAACTATTGTAAAAGAAACAACAAGTCAGCAGACTCCAaccattaattcagtatcaaccACAGAAATACAATCTACACCATCAACAGCAAGTAACTCTCCATCTTCATCGTCATCAATAACAGAATTGCAGAGTACGCCAGAATTCACTACATCCacaacagaaatatttttaaCTAGTGTAGAAGAAACAACAAGCCAGCACACTCCAACCATTCTTTCaatttcaaccacagaaataCAATCTGCACCATCAACAGCAACTAACTCTCCAACTTCCTCATCGTCTCCCACAGAAGGTTTAAGTACGAAAGAAATTACTACATCCACAACAGAAATATCTTCAGCCACAGCAGAAGAAACAACAAGCCTGCAAACTTCAACCACTAAAGTGCAATCTACACTTTCAACATCTGGTACGTctccatcttcatcatcatctttcACAGAAGGACAGAGTACAACAGAATTCAATCCATCTACAACACAAATATCGTCAACTAGTGTAAAAGAAACAACAAGTCAGCAGAATCCAACCATTCTTTCCATTTCAACCACAGAAATACAATCTACACCATCAACAGCAAGTAACTCTCCATCATCCTCATCGTCTCCCACAGAAGGACTAAGTACGAAAAAATTTATTACATCCACAACAGAAATATCTTCAGCCACAGCAGAAGAAACAACAAGCCTGCAAACTTCAACCACAAAAGTGCAATCTACACTTTCAACATCTGGTACGTCTCCATCTTCACAATCGTCTTTCACAGAAGGACAGAGTACAACAGAATTCAATCCATCTACAACACAAATATCGTCAACTAGTGTAAAAGAAACAACAAGTCAGCAGAATCCAACCATTCTTTCCATTTCAACCACAGAAATACAATCTACACCATCAACAGCAAGTAACTCTCCACCATCCTCATCGTCTCCAACAGAAGGACTAAGTACAAAAAAATTTATTACATCCACAACAGAAATATCTTCAGCTACAGCAGAAGAAACAACAAGCCTGCAAACTTCAACCACAAAAATGCAATCTACACTTTCAACATCTGTAACCTCTATTTCCTCACCATCATCTTTCACAGAAAGACAGAGTACAACAGAATTCACTCCATCTACAACACAAATATCTTCAACTATTGTAAAAGAAACAACAAGTCAGCAGACTCCAaccattaattcagtatcaaccACAGAAATACAATCTACACCATCAACAGCAAGTAACTCTCCATCTTCATCGTCATCAATAACAGAATTGCAGAGTACGCCAGAATTCACTGCATCCacaacagaaatatttttaaCTAGTGTAGAAGAAACAACAAGCCAGCACACTCCAACCATTCTTTCaatttcaaccacagaaataCAATCTGCACCATCAACAGCAACTAACTCTCCAACTTCCTCATCGTCTCCCACAGAAGGTTTAAGTACGAAAGAAATTACTACATCCACAACAGAAATATCTTCAGCCACAGCAGAAGAAACAACAAGCCTGCAAACTTCAACCACTAAAGTGCAATCTACACTTTCAACATCTGGTACGTctccatcttcatcatcgtctttcACAGAAGGACAGAGTACAACAGAATTCACTCCATCTACAACACAAATATCTTCAACTATTGTAAAAGAAACAACAAGTCAGCAGACTCCAaccattaattcagtatcaaccACAGAAATACAATCTACACCATCAACAGCAAGTAACTCTCCATCTTCATCGTCATCAATAACAGAATTGCAGAGTACGCCAGAATTCACTGCATCCacaacagaaatatttttaaCTAGTGTAGAAGAAACAACAAGCCAGCACACTCCAACCATTCTTTCaatttcaaccacagaaataCAATCTGCACCATCAACAGCAACTAACTCTCCAACTTCCTCATCGTCTCCCACAGAAGGCTTAAGTACGAAAGAAATTACTACATCCACAACAGAAATATCTTCAGCCACAGCAGAAGAAACAACAAGCCTGCAAACTTCAACCACTAAAGTGCAATCTACACTTTCAACATCTGGTACGTctccatcttcatcatcgtctttcACAGAAGGACAGAGTACAACAGAATTCACTCCATCTACAACACAAATATCTTCAACTAGTataaaagaaacaacaagcctgCAAACTTCAACCACAAACGTGCAATCTACACTTTCAACATCTGGTACGTCTCCATCTTCACCATCGTCTTTCACAGAAGGACAGAGTACAACAGAATTCAATCCATCTACAACACAAATATCGTCAACTAGTGTAAAAGAAACAACAAGTCAGCAGAATCCAACCATTCTTTCCATTTCAACCACAGAAATACAATCTACACCATCAACAGCAAGTAACTCTCCATCATCCTCATCGTCTCCAACAGAAGGACTAAGTACAAAAAAATTTATTACATCCACAACAGAAATATCTTCAGCCACAGCAGAAGAAACAACAAGCCTGCAAACTTCAACCACTAAAGTGCAATCTACACTTTCAACATCTGGTACATctccatcttcatcatcgtctttcACAGAAGGACAGAGTACAACAGAATTCACTCTATCTACAACACAAATATCTTCAACTATTGTAAAAGAAACAACAAGTCAGCAGACTCCAaccattaattcagtatcaaccACAGAAATACAATCTACACCATCAACAGCAAGTAACTCTCCATCTTCATTGTCATCAATAACAGAATTGCAGAGTACGCCAGAGTTCACTGCATCCacaacagaaatatttttaaCTAGTGTAGAAGAAACAACAAGCCAGCACACTCCAACCATTCTTTCaatttcaaccacagaaataCAATTTGCACCATCAACAGCAACTAACTCTCCAACTTCCTCATCGTCTCCCACAGAAGGTTTAAGTACGAAAGAAATTACTACATCCACAACAGAAATATCTTCAGCCACAGCAGAAGAAACAACAAGCCTGCAAACTTCAACCACTAAAGTGCAATCTACACTTTCAACATCTGGTACGTctccatcttcatcatcgtctttcACAGAAGGACAGAGTACAACAGAATTCAATCCATCTACAACACAAATATCTTCAACTAGTGTAAAAGAAACAACAAGTCAGCAGAATCCAACCATTCTTTCCATTTCAACCACAGAAATACAATCTACACCATCAACAGCAAGTAACTCTCCATCATCCTCATCGTCTCCCACAGAAGGACTAAGTACGAAAAAATTTATTACATCCACAACAGAAATATCTTCAGCCACAGCAGAAGAAACAACAAGCCTGCAAACTTCAACCACAAAAGTGCAATCTACACTTTCAACATCTGGTACGTCTCCATCTTCACCATCGTCTTTCACAGAAGGACAGAGTACAACAGAATTCACTCCATCTACAACACAAATATCTTCAACTAGTataaaagaaacaacaagcctgCAAACTTCAACCACAAACGTGCAATCTACACTTTCAACATCTGGTACGTctccatcttcatcatcgtctttcACAGAAGGACAGAGTACAACAGAATTCACTGCATCTACAACTCAAATATCTTCAACTATTGTAAAAGAAACAACAAGTCAGCAGACTCCAACTATTAATTCCATTTCAACCACAGAAATACAATCTACACCAACAACAGCAAGTAACTCTCCATCGTCAGCATCATCAATAACAGAATTGCAGAGTACGCCAGAATTCACAGCATCCACAACAGAAATATTTTTATCTAGTGTAGAAGAAACAACAAGCCAGCACACTCCAACCATTCTTTCaatttcaaccacagaaataCAATCTGCACCATCAACAGCAACTAACTCTCCAACTTCCTCATCGTCTCCCACAGAAGGTTTAAGTACAAAAGAAATTATTACATCCACAACAGAAATATCTTCAGCTACAGCAGAAGAAACAACAAGCCTGCAAACTTCAACCACAAAAATGCAATCTACACTTTCAACATCTGGTACGTCTCCATCTTCACCATCGTCTTTCACAGAAGGACAGAGTACAACAGAATTCACTCCATCTACAACACAAATATCTTCAACTAGTataaaagaaacaacaagcctgCAGACTTCAACCACAAACGTGCAATCTACACTTTCAACATCTGGTACGTCTCCATCTTCACCATTGCCTTTCACAGAAGGACAGAGTACAACAGAATTCACTACATCTACAACACAAATATCTTCAACTATTGTAAAAGAAACAACAAGTCAGCAGACTCCAACCATTAATTCaatttcaaccacagaaataCAATCTGCACCATCAACAGCAAGTAACTCTCCATCTTCCTCATCATCTCCTTCAGAAG GTTTAAGTACGAAAGAAATTAATACATCCACAACAGAAATATCTTCAGCCACAGCAGATGAAACAACAAGCCTGCAAACTTCAACCACAAAATTGCAATCTACACTTTCAACAATTGGTATGTCTCCATCTTCACCTTCGTCCTTCACAGAATTACAGAGTACAACAGAATTCACTCCCTCTACAACACAAATATCTTCAACTATTGTAAAAGAAACAACAAGTCAGCAGAATCCAACCATTCTTTCCATTTCAACCACAGAAATACAATCTACACCATCAACAGCAAGTAACTCtccatcatcctcatcatctccCACAGAAGGACTAAGTACGAAAAAACATATTACATCCACAACAGAAATATCTTCAGCCACAGCAGAAGAAACAGCAAGCCTGCAAACTTCAACCACAAAAGTGCAATCTACACTTTCAACATCTGGTACGTCTCCATCTTCACCATCGTCCTCCACAGAAGGACAGAGTAAAACAGAATTCACTCCCTCTACAACACAAATATCTTCAACTAGTATAAAAGAAACAACAAGTCAGCAGACTCCAACCATTCTTTCaatttcaaccacagaaataAAATCTACACCATCAACAACAGGTTCATctccatcttcatcatcatcatcaataacAGAATGGCAGAGTACGCCAGAATTCACTGCATCCacaacagaaatatttttaaCTAGTGTAGAAGAAACAACAAGCCAGCACACTCCAACCATTCTTTCCATTTCAACCACAGAAATACAATCTACATTGTCAACAGCAAGTATCTCTCCATCTTCCTCATTGCCTCCCACAGAAGGACTACATACAAAAGAACTTATTACATCCACAACAGAAATATCTTCAGCCACAGCAGATGAAACAACAAGCCTGCAAACTTCAACCACAAAAATGCAATCTACACTTTCAACATCTGGTACGTCTCCATCTTCACCATCGTCTTTCACAGAAGGACAGAGTACACCAGAATTCACTCCATCTACAACACAAATATCTTCAACTAGTATAAAAGAAACAAGTCAGCAGACTCCAACCATTCTTTCCATTTCAACCACAGAAATACAATCTACACCATCAACAGCAAGTAACTCTCCATCTTCCTTATCGTCTCCCACAGAAGGTTTAAGTACTAAAGCAATTAATACATCCACAACAGAAATATCTTCAGCTACAGCAGATGAAACAACAAACCTGCAAACTTCAACCACAAAAATGCAATCTACACTTTCAACATCTGTTACCTCTCCATCTTCACTATCATCTATCACAGAAGGACAGAGTACACCAGAATTCACTCCATCTACAACACACATTTCTTCAACTAGTGTAAAAGAAACAACTATAACCACATTAGAATCATCTACGAGAGAAAATGGTTCAACACTAGAAAGTTTGAAATCAACTACAGTTACCTCTCCATCTTTACAATTTTCTACCACAGAAATACAAAGTGCTGCAGTATTCACTCCAACCATTCCAGAAATTTCTTCTTCTATTGTAAAACAAACAACAAGCCAGCAGACACAAACCACTCTTTTCACTCCAAACACCGTGGTACAATCATCATCAACGCTTTCCCAATTTTCAACAACAACACCCATCAGCTCGACCAAATTAAAGTCACCTACAACTGAAAATCGATCAACATTGACAAATCCAGTATCATCCACAGTTACCTCTCCATCTTCACCATATTTTTCCACAAAAGGAAAGAGTACATCAGATTTAACTTCATCCACAACAGAAATATCCCCAACAAGTGTAGAAAAAACAACCAGGCTGACACAAACCATTCTTTCTACTCCAGTTACAGAAAAACAGTCTACAACTCAATTGGCTTTTTCAACAACTACAACACTGATCAGAACAACTCAATTAGAATCTACAACTGAAAATGGATCAACACTGACAAATCCAATATTATCTACAGTGACCTCTCCATCTTCACTATTTTCTACCACAGAAGGACAGAGTGCTTCAGCATTCACTCCATCCATCCAATCTTCAACTACTGCAGAACAAACAAGAAGCCAGCAAACACAAACTACTCTTTCCACACCAACTACAGAAATACATTTAACACAGTCAACATTTCTAACAACACTGGCACCCATGAGCACAATTTCATCTGAATCCGCAACACCACCCACTATATTCAACGTTTCTACCCCCTTCATAATTTCAAGCCCCACAATTGAGACCCTAGCCTCTGGTCAAACATCTACTAATACTGAGACAACTTTACCCCATTCCACCAAACCACAAACTTCGTCATCAACATCTGAACATCCTTCATCAGCAACAATTTTTACTACAATTTTAACAACTCAAATCTGTCTGGACAAATGTCAGTGCAATGGGTCTCCATGTGTCTTCAATGAAACATCAATGAAATGTCAATGCCAATGCAACCCATTCACTTTTGGGGATTCTTGCCAATTTGCATCTAGTTCCTCctcagttatttttt CTGGAAGCATACCCACAAGAAAGGCAAATATCTCTCTACGAATTATGATGGAATATATTCCTGAATATAACAGTTTGAACTCTCCAAATTCCAAAAATCTAACTACCATCTTAAAGCATGAg ctTTCTATCCTCTGCAGGAGAGCAGATGCACAGAACTTTAAAGATGTACACATTCTCAGGCTAAA gccAGGAAGCGTCATTGCTGAGAGTGTTGCAGAATATAACTATCCAAACAACGACTCCAAAATTCAGTTTCTAAACCACGATTTGGGAACCACACTGGAAAACATCTTTAATGACTCAGATTCACTTGGGAATCTCAGCGCAGCTCTCGGCAATGTTCTCATTCAGGATACAAATATTGCCATGCAGAGAGTAGAAATATcaa ATATTTCAGATCTACGACCATTTGTGCACTGCAGAGTGGATTTTGCAAATTTCACCAAGGCAATTGAAAATGGATCATGGATATGTGCAGGGCCATGCAAAAAAATGCCCAACTACTGCAATCAGCATGGGGAATGCTTTAATGAGATAAATGGAGCAAGCTGCCA GTGTAAGCGTTCTTACTTTGAGGGGTACTATGGATCACAGTGTGAGCTGTACCGCAGAGGGGCTGGCTTCTACGCAGTTCTCTTTGGGAGTTTAGCAGCCTTTGCTCTCCTTCTCATTGTTTTGGCTGTGATGATTGTGGTTCTATATAGAGGCAATAG GATGTCAAGCATAAGGAAGTTATCACTGTTTGATGATGACATCTTTGACTTTACATCAAGAG GATTCAGCGACAGGTATGTTTTGCACGAAGATTTTCCTGTAGCAGAAGACTCAGCAGCTGGAACTTTTAGATATTATAACAACACAACTGTAAG GTAA